The Manihot esculenta cultivar AM560-2 chromosome 1, M.esculenta_v8, whole genome shotgun sequence genome has a window encoding:
- the LOC110613856 gene encoding uncharacterized protein LOC110613856 isoform X1: MLSLRNFTGATALSSSSHSAAAGSLFSYRLVLRTDSSSRIPRCSFRVQELSREEPLESQLDLSRVFTLTQSDKNDRVLGEGLEEEEEQEEEDEKGISKIRVARQKYIPVSKAEILNAIALKLFESQDDADEFRLLSSRLDSILHAEHKRILEEMRTDYFLNHSGDNEERKDNGLANADGKSGVNGDNSDSVSDSINGIGRIGDSGEKPQLDMQLNFYYGLDLRNLLVSSEKIDERCSNGESRLAVATRFQRAFMQLLDNAQFQELSARDLMLTSALNSDYLLTLPIYVDWKKASESNAIIFRRGYATERQKGLLIVEKLDYIQSILLKRIFFLVSKPLEKVGKWIKEAITNASQTPKAQDWFKNVTLWLEELSLFQNSYSNNGQASDRPLEVGQISDSDVPIWLAAQRAVSRYEGFLSPVGPRGRLLRKLLTWIGLVPRIPATPLELESDNNTSEPHLRPIFLSRISLSDIWRPATRKFCGNDLWKMLKTSFSILLSQSVLEEPAFQELILLYTKEVTESDTKDKAEVPSLQLKIYERIPIPDLPVIFPHKKLSFRIIDTVRLDVATILGLSAYFINYKFEDILSSPSAILLDVIAITALIIYVTRVALGYKQTWDRYQLLVNRTLYEKTLASGFGSVHFLLDASEQQQYKEAILAYAILLKVKNGQVSCHRSFGDECERFMYDALKVKVEMPVDKALSTLIRLGLVVKTPIDGRIRLQAVPCKTAHEVLKERWNALLS; encoded by the exons ATGTTGTCTCTGCGAAATTTCACCGGCGCCACTGCTCTATCATCCTCGTCGCATTCAGCGGCAGCTGGCTCTCTCTTCTCTTACCGTTTGGTGTTGAGGACGGATTCTTCATCCAGAATTCCTCGATGCTCTTTCAGAGTCCAAGAATTGTCCAGGGAGGAGCCTCTAGAATCGCAGCTTGATCTGAGCCGGGTTTTTACATTAACGCAGAGTGATAAGAACGATAGAGTTCTAGGAGAAGGactagaggaagaagaagaacaggAGGAAGAGGATGAGAAGGGAATTTCAAAAATAAGAGTGGCGAGGCAAAAATACATCCCAGTTTCCAAGGCAGAGATCTTGAATGCCATTGCTCTGAAGTTATTCGAGTCTCAAGATGATGCCGATGAGTTTCGCCTTCTCTCTTC GCGCTTGGATTCCATTCTTCACGCTGAGCACAAACGCATTTTAGAAGAAATGCGAACTGATTACTTCCTCAATCATTCCGGAGACAATGAGGAAAGGAAGGATAACGGGTTGGCCAATGCAGATGGAAAATCTGGAGTTAATGGGGACAATTCTGACTCTGTCAGCGATAGCATCAATGGAATTGGAAGAATTGGGGATTCAGGGGAGAAGCCTCAACTGGACATGCAATTAAATTTCTATTATGGTCTGGACTTGAGGAATCTTTTAGTTTCTTCTGAGAAAATTGACGAGAGATGTTCTAATGGAGAATCCAG ACTTGCTGTTGCCACTCGTTTCCAGCGTGCTTTCATGCAGCTTCTTGATAATGCTCAATTTCAAGAACTATCGGCTCGGGATTTGATGTTGACATCCGCGTTAAACTCGGATTATCTCCTTACTTTGCCAATATATGTGGATTGGAAGAAAGCATCTGAATCCAATGCTATAATATTTAG GAGGGGTTATGCAACTGAGAGACAGAAAGGTTTACTAATTGTTGAAAAACTGGACTATATACAGTCCATACTTCTGAAAAGAATATTCTTCCTTGTATCAAAACCACTGGAGAAAGTTGGCAAATGGATAAAAGAA GCTATCACCAATGCCTCTCAGACCCCAAAAGCACAAGATTGGTTCAAGAATGTGACCCTTTGGCTTGAGGAATTGTCTCTTTTTCAGAATTCGTATTCTAATAATGGACAAGCCTCTGATAGGCCGCTGGAGGTAGGCCAAATATCAGATAGTGATGTCCCTATTTGGCTTGCAGCACAGAGGGCAGTAAGTCGTTATGAAGGATTTCTGTCACCAGTTGGACCCAGAGGAAGGTTACTTAGGAAGTTACTTACTTGGATTGGCCTTGTACCTCGTATACCAGCAACACCATTGGAACTTGAAAGTGACAATAATACTTCCGAGCCTCATTTAAG GCCGATTTTCTTATCGAGGATATCACTTAGTGATATATGGAGACCTGCTACAAGAAAATTCTGTGGAAATGATCTTTGGAAAATGTTAAAAACTTCATTCTCCATTCTTCTGTCACAGTCAGTCCTTGAG GAACCTGCATTCCAAGAATTAATTTTACTCTATACCAAGGAAGTGACTGAAAGTGACACTAAGGATAAAGCTGAAGTTCCATCATTGCAATTAAAGATCTATGAGCGAATTCCTATCCCGGATCTACCA GTCATTTTTCCTCACAAAAAGCTTTCTTTCCGAATCATAGATACA GTACGCTTGGATGTGGCCACAATATTGGGACTTTCAGCATACTTCATCAATTACAAATTTGAAGACATCTTATCTTCCCC ATCAGCAATACTTCTTGATGTCATTGCCATCACCGCACTGATAATATATGTGACCCGAGTAGCTCTTGGGTACAAACAAACATGGGATCGATATCAA TTACTTGTTAATAGAACACTTTATGAGAAAACGCTGGCAAGTGGCTTTGGCTCTGTTCATTTTCTTCTGGATGCTTCTGAACAGCAGCAA TACAAGGAAGCTATTTTAGCCTATGCAATCTTGCTTAAAGTGAAGAATGGCCAG GTTAGTTGTCACCGAAGTTTTGGTGATGAATGCGAGAGATTTATGTACGATGCTTTGAAAGTAAAG GTTGAAATGCCAGTTGATAAAGCGTTAAGCACATTGATTAGGCTGGGCCTTGTTGTAAAGACACCAATTGATGGAAGAATCAGACTGCAGGCTGTTCCTTGTAAAACGGCACATGAGGTCCTTAAAGAACGTTGGAATGCTTTGCTTAGTTAA
- the LOC110613856 gene encoding uncharacterized protein LOC110613856 isoform X2 encodes MRTDYFLNHSGDNEERKDNGLANADGKSGVNGDNSDSVSDSINGIGRIGDSGEKPQLDMQLNFYYGLDLRNLLVSSEKIDERCSNGESRLAVATRFQRAFMQLLDNAQFQELSARDLMLTSALNSDYLLTLPIYVDWKKASESNAIIFRRGYATERQKGLLIVEKLDYIQSILLKRIFFLVSKPLEKVGKWIKEAITNASQTPKAQDWFKNVTLWLEELSLFQNSYSNNGQASDRPLEVGQISDSDVPIWLAAQRAVSRYEGFLSPVGPRGRLLRKLLTWIGLVPRIPATPLELESDNNTSEPHLRPIFLSRISLSDIWRPATRKFCGNDLWKMLKTSFSILLSQSVLEEPAFQELILLYTKEVTESDTKDKAEVPSLQLKIYERIPIPDLPVIFPHKKLSFRIIDTVRLDVATILGLSAYFINYKFEDILSSPSAILLDVIAITALIIYVTRVALGYKQTWDRYQLLVNRTLYEKTLASGFGSVHFLLDASEQQQYKEAILAYAILLKVKNGQVSCHRSFGDECERFMYDALKVKVEMPVDKALSTLIRLGLVVKTPIDGRIRLQAVPCKTAHEVLKERWNALLS; translated from the exons ATGCGAACTGATTACTTCCTCAATCATTCCGGAGACAATGAGGAAAGGAAGGATAACGGGTTGGCCAATGCAGATGGAAAATCTGGAGTTAATGGGGACAATTCTGACTCTGTCAGCGATAGCATCAATGGAATTGGAAGAATTGGGGATTCAGGGGAGAAGCCTCAACTGGACATGCAATTAAATTTCTATTATGGTCTGGACTTGAGGAATCTTTTAGTTTCTTCTGAGAAAATTGACGAGAGATGTTCTAATGGAGAATCCAG ACTTGCTGTTGCCACTCGTTTCCAGCGTGCTTTCATGCAGCTTCTTGATAATGCTCAATTTCAAGAACTATCGGCTCGGGATTTGATGTTGACATCCGCGTTAAACTCGGATTATCTCCTTACTTTGCCAATATATGTGGATTGGAAGAAAGCATCTGAATCCAATGCTATAATATTTAG GAGGGGTTATGCAACTGAGAGACAGAAAGGTTTACTAATTGTTGAAAAACTGGACTATATACAGTCCATACTTCTGAAAAGAATATTCTTCCTTGTATCAAAACCACTGGAGAAAGTTGGCAAATGGATAAAAGAA GCTATCACCAATGCCTCTCAGACCCCAAAAGCACAAGATTGGTTCAAGAATGTGACCCTTTGGCTTGAGGAATTGTCTCTTTTTCAGAATTCGTATTCTAATAATGGACAAGCCTCTGATAGGCCGCTGGAGGTAGGCCAAATATCAGATAGTGATGTCCCTATTTGGCTTGCAGCACAGAGGGCAGTAAGTCGTTATGAAGGATTTCTGTCACCAGTTGGACCCAGAGGAAGGTTACTTAGGAAGTTACTTACTTGGATTGGCCTTGTACCTCGTATACCAGCAACACCATTGGAACTTGAAAGTGACAATAATACTTCCGAGCCTCATTTAAG GCCGATTTTCTTATCGAGGATATCACTTAGTGATATATGGAGACCTGCTACAAGAAAATTCTGTGGAAATGATCTTTGGAAAATGTTAAAAACTTCATTCTCCATTCTTCTGTCACAGTCAGTCCTTGAG GAACCTGCATTCCAAGAATTAATTTTACTCTATACCAAGGAAGTGACTGAAAGTGACACTAAGGATAAAGCTGAAGTTCCATCATTGCAATTAAAGATCTATGAGCGAATTCCTATCCCGGATCTACCA GTCATTTTTCCTCACAAAAAGCTTTCTTTCCGAATCATAGATACA GTACGCTTGGATGTGGCCACAATATTGGGACTTTCAGCATACTTCATCAATTACAAATTTGAAGACATCTTATCTTCCCC ATCAGCAATACTTCTTGATGTCATTGCCATCACCGCACTGATAATATATGTGACCCGAGTAGCTCTTGGGTACAAACAAACATGGGATCGATATCAA TTACTTGTTAATAGAACACTTTATGAGAAAACGCTGGCAAGTGGCTTTGGCTCTGTTCATTTTCTTCTGGATGCTTCTGAACAGCAGCAA TACAAGGAAGCTATTTTAGCCTATGCAATCTTGCTTAAAGTGAAGAATGGCCAG GTTAGTTGTCACCGAAGTTTTGGTGATGAATGCGAGAGATTTATGTACGATGCTTTGAAAGTAAAG GTTGAAATGCCAGTTGATAAAGCGTTAAGCACATTGATTAGGCTGGGCCTTGTTGTAAAGACACCAATTGATGGAAGAATCAGACTGCAGGCTGTTCCTTGTAAAACGGCACATGAGGTCCTTAAAGAACGTTGGAATGCTTTGCTTAGTTAA
- the LOC110613845 gene encoding cathepsin B-like protease 2, with the protein MQMATSLGVFTLLLFLGTSFHSQVIAAAPDSKLKLNSMILQESIIKKINGNPSAGWKAAMNPKFSNYTVGQFKYLLGAKPTPKKELRGVPVIGRLKSLKLPKEFDARKAWPQCSTIGRILDQGHCGSCWAFGAVESLSDRFCIHFGLNISLSVNDLLACCGFMCGDGCDGGYTIYAWRYFVNHGVVTEECDPYFDDIGCSHPGCTPEFPTPKCVRKCIDKNQLWSQSKHYGVNAYRTSSDPHDIMAEVYKNGPVEVDFTVYEDFAHYRSGVYKHITGDVLGGHAVKLIGWGTSDDGEDYWLLANQWNRGWGDDGYFKIKRGTNECDIEENVIAGLPSARNLDLVRQVAAVDALGFGDASA; encoded by the exons ATGCAAATGGCAACTTCTCTAGGCGTCTTCACTCTTTTACTATTTCTTGGAACTTCCTTTCACTCCCAG GTGATTGCTGCGGCACCAGATTCGAAGCTGAAGCTTAATTCTATGATCCTGCAG GAgtctataattaaaaaaatcaatggaAACCCCAGTGCTGGATGGAAAGCTGCCATGAATCCCAAATTTTCCAATTACACT GTTGGTCAATTCAAGTATCTCCTTGGAGCCAAGCCAACTCCCAAAAAGGAATTGAGGGGTGTTCCTGTTATAGGTCGTCTAAAATCCTTGAAATTGCCGAAAGAATTTGATGCAAGAAAAGCTTGGCCACAATGTAGCACCATTGGAAGAATTCTAG ATCAG GGTCATTGTGGATCTTGTTGGGCGTTTGGTGCTGTTGAATCACTATCTGATCGCTTTTGCATCCATTTTGGCTTG AACATATCTTTGTCTGTCAATGATCTCTTGGCATGCTGTGGATTTATGTGCGGAGATGGTTGTGATGGAGGGTATACTATCTACGCATGGAGATACTTTGTCAACCATGGTGTTGTCACGGAAGAG TGTGACCCATACTTTGATGATATTGGCTGTTCCCACCCGGGTTGTACCCCTGAATTTCCTACGCCAAAGTGTGTAAGAAAATGCATTGATAAGAACCAGCTTTGGAGCCAGTCAAAGCATTACGGTGTCAATGCATATAGAACTAGTTCTGATCCTCATGATATTATGGCAGAAGTTTATAAAAATGGACCAGTAGAAGTTGATTTCACGGTTTATGAG GACTTTGCTCATTATAGATCTGGAGTTTATAAGCACATTACTGGTGATGTACTGGGAGGTCATGCAGTTAAGCTTATTGGGTGGGGGACTTCTGATGATGGAGAGGATTATTGG CTTCTTGCAAACCAGTGGAATAGGGGATGGGGCGAT GACGGTTACTTCAAGATAAAGAGAGGAACAAATGAGTGTGATATCGAAGAGAACGTGATTGCTGGTTTGCCTTCAGCCAGAAACCTTGATCTTGTCAGACAAGTTGCTGCGGTGGATGCTCTTGGCTTTGGGGATGCATCTGCTTGa